One stretch of Prinia subflava isolate CZ2003 ecotype Zambia chromosome 19, Cam_Psub_1.2, whole genome shotgun sequence DNA includes these proteins:
- the YPEL1 gene encoding protein yippee-like 1 — MVKMTKSKTFQAYLPNCHRTYSCIHCRAHLANHDELISKSFQGSQGRAYLFNSVVNVGCGPAEERVLLTGLHAVADIYCENCKTTLGWKYEHAFESSQKYKEGKFIIELAHMIKDNGWE; from the exons ATGgtaaaaatgacaaaatcaAAAACGTTCCAGGCTTACCTGCCAAACTGTCATCGAACCTACAGCTGTATCCACTGCAGAGCCCATCTCGCCAATCACGATGAATTGATCTCCAAG tccTTCCAGGGAAGCCAGGGACGAGCCTACCTCTTCAATTCTGT gGTAAATGTGGGCTGTGGTCCAGCAGAGGAGAGAGTTCTTCTGACAGGTTTACATGCTGTAGCAGATATCTATTGTGAAAACTGTAAAACCACTCTTGGATGGAAATAT GAACATGCTTTTGAGAGCagtcagaaatacaaagaaggaaaatttatCATTGAACTTGCCCACATGATAAAAGACAATGGCTGGGAGTGA